The proteins below come from a single Xiphophorus hellerii strain 12219 chromosome 14, Xiphophorus_hellerii-4.1, whole genome shotgun sequence genomic window:
- the LOC116732150 gene encoding type-2 ice-structuring protein-like, producing the protein MRILTLPLVLCGLMLLSSINEINGLKTGCRNGWNLINGRCFKYVPSRMTWAKAERNCISMGGNLASVHSSEDYYDIQSLIRRVTHELKETWIGGSDAAEEGNWSWTDGTLMTFTNWCPGEPNNAGWRQHCMQMNYSGEKCWDDHRCAVKQPSVCVSKN; encoded by the exons ATGAGGATCCTGACTCTGCCGTTGGTTCTCTGCGGTTTGATGCTTCTGAGCAGCATTAACG AGATCAATGGATTGAAAACTGGATGCCGTAATGGCTGGAATCTAATAAATGGACGCTGTTTCAAATATGTTCCAAGCCGTATGACTTGGGCTAAAGCTGAG AGAAATTGCATTTCCATGGGAGGAAACCTTGCATCTGTGCACAGTTCTGAAGACTACTATGACATCCAGTCGCTCATTAGGCGTGTCACACATGAGTTGAAGGAAACATGGATCGGCGGCTCTGATGCAGCTGAG GAAGGTAATTGGTCTTGGACCGATGGGACGCTGATGACATTTACAAACTGGTGTCCTGGAGAACCCAACAATGCTGGTTGGCGCCAGCATTGCATGCAAATGAATTACTCAG GAGAAAAGTGCTGGGATGATCATAGATGTGCGGTCAAGCAACCGTCTGTCTGCGtttctaaaaactga